A genomic segment from Streptomyces sp. NBC_00237 encodes:
- a CDS encoding anthranilate phosphoribosyltransferase: protein MHDVPLALLTRDRPIEQQAWRSFWDRLHEGGLQRGETVALLASLATRMPDQDTLSAFLRSLDERRPQPVGLPDGTVNIVGTGGGPSTFNISTAAALVAAAMGVRVAKTGSRAYTSTCGSQDLLELLGIPLTTSYEQTGAMLERHGIAFPGHFVYPRELMLLAKSILPLELRTLGRFVNAVGPFLAAMPVSCRLVGVADPSLLPTLRYVADSTPDRRTWLCSNAQGIDELVSSVDNVIHSNDGTGPELLRADASGPYSITDLRPAGRKEEVVAHFLDVLSGKGGPLATRTVCLNAAALAVASGLVEDWTDARAAADDALRSGRALDLVNRLRTQPGRTTAGGAGLR from the coding sequence ATGCACGACGTGCCCTTGGCGCTGCTCACCCGGGACCGCCCCATCGAGCAGCAGGCGTGGCGGTCCTTCTGGGACCGGCTGCACGAAGGCGGTCTCCAGCGGGGTGAGACGGTGGCGCTGCTGGCCTCGCTCGCCACCCGTATGCCCGACCAGGACACACTGAGCGCGTTCCTGCGCTCACTGGACGAACGCCGCCCGCAGCCCGTCGGACTGCCGGACGGCACGGTCAACATCGTCGGCACCGGCGGCGGCCCCAGCACCTTCAACATCTCCACCGCCGCCGCACTCGTCGCCGCCGCCATGGGGGTCCGCGTAGCCAAGACGGGCTCTCGCGCCTATACGAGCACCTGCGGATCGCAGGACCTGCTGGAACTGCTCGGCATCCCCCTGACCACCTCCTACGAACAGACCGGTGCCATGCTGGAACGGCACGGCATCGCCTTCCCCGGACACTTCGTCTACCCCCGCGAGCTGATGCTGCTGGCGAAGAGCATTCTGCCGCTGGAACTGCGCACCCTCGGGCGGTTCGTCAACGCGGTCGGGCCGTTCCTGGCGGCGATGCCGGTCTCCTGCCGACTCGTCGGCGTCGCGGACCCTTCGCTGCTGCCGACCCTGCGGTACGTCGCGGACAGCACGCCCGACCGCAGGACCTGGCTCTGCAGCAACGCCCAAGGCATCGACGAGCTGGTCAGCTCCGTCGACAACGTCATCCACAGCAACGACGGCACCGGCCCCGAGCTGCTGCGCGCCGATGCCTCCGGCCCGTACTCGATCACTGATCTCCGTCCGGCCGGGCGCAAGGAAGAGGTGGTCGCGCACTTCCTCGACGTGCTGTCCGGCAAGGGAGGGCCGCTTGCCACCCGTACGGTCTGCCTGAACGCCGCCGCGCTGGCCGTCGCGAGCGGACTCGTCGAGGACTGGACCGATGCGAGAGCGGCAGCCGACGACGCCCTGCGCAGCGGCCGCGCACTCGACCTCGTCAACCGGCTGCGGACACAGCCCGGGCGTACGACTGCGGGCGGGGCGGGCCTGCGGTGA
- a CDS encoding acyl carrier protein, producing the protein MQHDTVVKQFIIEEFLPDVDITELASDYDLMAGGVIDSLGLLKTMAWLEDSFDLRAEEIDLVPENFRTVREICTLIEQTERQQAEAK; encoded by the coding sequence ATGCAGCACGACACGGTGGTCAAGCAGTTCATCATCGAGGAGTTCCTGCCGGACGTCGACATCACCGAACTGGCCTCCGACTACGACCTGATGGCCGGAGGGGTCATCGACAGCCTCGGCCTGCTCAAGACGATGGCCTGGCTGGAGGACAGTTTCGACCTGCGGGCCGAGGAGATCGACCTCGTCCCCGAGAACTTCCGCACCGTCCGTGAGATCTGCACGCTGATCGAGCAGACCGAGCGGCAGCAGGCGGAGGCCAAGTAG